From a region of the Propionispora vibrioides genome:
- a CDS encoding DUF1015 domain-containing protein translates to MAVIKPFCGVRPAPELAEKVVSLPYDVMDSEEARKITEQNPYSFLRVTKSEVDLDRTVDIHGPQVYEKAAENLRRFIAEGILRQDATPCFYIYKQKMGDHVQIGLVAGASVAEYQQNIIKKHELTRHDKELDRVNHITVTEAQTGAVFLTYQADPAINTLIASHMRTPVYDFITEDGIGHTLYVVSDEKAIADLEAAFQKVPVMYIADGHHRSAAAARVAKTWRERNGAADGTEAERFLAVIFPHDMMYIMDYNRVVADLNGFTPEAFLQAIKEKFDVAEYADGACKPQAAHTFGMYLNTGKWYALTAKAAIIPVDNPVESLDVSILQARVLQPLLGIEDPRTDKRIHFVGGIRGMAELERLVDSGKFAVAFSMFPTSITELMAIADAGQIMPPKSTWFEPKLRDAMVIHTIAR, encoded by the coding sequence ATGGCTGTAATCAAACCGTTTTGCGGAGTAAGACCTGCGCCGGAATTGGCGGAGAAAGTGGTATCCCTGCCTTATGATGTTATGGACTCGGAGGAAGCCAGAAAAATAACCGAACAAAATCCATACAGTTTTCTTCGGGTTACCAAATCCGAGGTGGATTTGGACCGCACTGTTGATATTCATGGGCCGCAGGTATATGAAAAGGCTGCCGAGAATTTGCGGCGCTTCATTGCCGAGGGAATTTTGCGGCAGGATGCTACACCTTGCTTCTATATATATAAGCAAAAAATGGGCGATCATGTGCAGATTGGTCTGGTGGCCGGGGCATCGGTGGCCGAGTATCAGCAAAATATAATCAAGAAACATGAACTGACCAGACATGACAAAGAACTGGACCGTGTAAATCATATTACGGTCACCGAAGCCCAAACCGGCGCCGTTTTTCTTACCTATCAGGCTGATCCGGCAATCAACACTTTGATCGCGTCGCACATGCGTACACCGGTATATGATTTTATTACGGAAGACGGCATTGGACATACCTTGTATGTTGTTTCTGACGAAAAAGCCATTGCCGATCTGGAGGCGGCTTTTCAAAAGGTTCCGGTCATGTATATTGCTGACGGACATCATCGTTCGGCTGCCGCCGCCAGAGTCGCTAAGACCTGGCGTGAGAGAAACGGGGCAGCGGACGGAACGGAAGCGGAGCGCTTTCTAGCCGTGATTTTTCCCCATGATATGATGTATATTATGGATTATAACCGGGTGGTCGCCGATTTGAACGGTTTCACACCGGAGGCTTTTTTGCAGGCGATTAAGGAAAAATTTGATGTTGCCGAATATGCAGATGGTGCCTGCAAGCCGCAGGCTGCCCATACCTTTGGCATGTATCTCAACACCGGGAAGTGGTACGCTCTTACGGCCAAAGCGGCGATTATTCCGGTCGATAATCCGGTGGAGAGTCTGGATGTCAGTATTTTGCAAGCCCGGGTATTGCAGCCGCTGCTGGGTATTGAAGATCCCCGTACCGATAAACGGATTCATTTTGTCGGTGGCATACGGGGGATGGCCGAATTGGAAAGGCTGGTGGACAGCGGAAAATTTGCCGTAGCATTTTCCATGTTCCCTACTTCCATTACTGAACTGATGGCAATCGCCGATGCCGGTCAGATTATGCCGCCTAAGTCCACCTGGTTTGAACCGAAACTACGTGATGCCATGGTCATTCACACTATTGCCAGGTGA
- a CDS encoding MotA/TolQ/ExbB proton channel family protein produces MYLLLLCSLSVAAIAIDRFLFYRRARAGLQPFLTLLPGILREHSLEKLRELFQQERHAAGFLAEAGVSAACEGKDAELALDTSYTIAAMQLRSKLNYVSMVVTMAPLLGLLGTIFGMIDSFSIFNLQAGQPLAITGGIGEALIATATGLCVAIFALLVHTYFSQQLDKLLSDLDLAAAVVLSELKRKKGDKGHAA; encoded by the coding sequence ATGTATCTGCTGCTGCTCTGCTCATTGAGCGTTGCGGCGATTGCCATTGACCGGTTTCTGTTTTACCGGCGGGCGCGGGCGGGGCTGCAGCCTTTTTTGACATTGCTGCCCGGTATTTTGCGGGAACATTCGTTAGAAAAACTGCGGGAGCTTTTCCAACAGGAAAGACATGCGGCCGGTTTTTTAGCCGAGGCTGGAGTAAGCGCTGCTTGTGAGGGGAAGGATGCTGAGCTTGCTTTGGATACGTCCTATACGATAGCCGCCATGCAATTGCGCTCAAAGCTTAATTACGTATCCATGGTGGTAACGATGGCGCCGTTATTAGGCCTTTTGGGAACGATATTCGGGATGATTGATTCGTTCAGTATTTTTAATTTGCAGGCAGGCCAGCCGCTGGCCATTACGGGAGGTATCGGTGAAGCCTTGATTGCGACGGCAACCGGTCTGTGTGTGGCTATCTTCGCCCTGTTGGTACATACGTATTTTTCCCAGCAACTGGATAAGCTGCTCAGCGATTTGGATCTTGCAGCGGCTGTTGTTTTGTCCGAGCTGAAGCGGAAAAAAGGAGATAAGGGCCATGCGGCGTGA
- a CDS encoding ExbD/TolR family protein has protein sequence MRRDYRIAEQPKIMIIPMIDIMLFVLVFFMVSTIYMVQLNTLPVNLPAAAAAQRETKPNLISITITEQGDIVYDKDTLPVENLAERIRSSLVADSETVFVLRGDRKAFYEDMATVLDALKQSGARHVSIATELKGR, from the coding sequence ATGCGGCGTGATTATCGGATAGCTGAGCAGCCCAAAATCATGATTATCCCGATGATTGATATTATGCTCTTTGTATTGGTTTTTTTTATGGTCAGTACCATTTATATGGTGCAGCTTAACACGCTGCCGGTGAACTTGCCGGCGGCTGCGGCGGCGCAAAGAGAAACAAAACCGAACTTGATTTCGATTACCATCACGGAGCAGGGTGATATTGTCTATGATAAGGATACTCTGCCGGTGGAAAATCTGGCTGAACGAATTCGAAGCTCTTTGGTGGCCGATTCGGAAACGGTATTCGTTTTGCGTGGTGACCGCAAAGCTTTTTATGAAGATATGGCGACTGTTTTGGATGCGCTGAAACAGTCCGGTGCGCGTCATGTATCGATTGCGACTGAGTTGAAAGGGAGGTAA
- the serA gene encoding phosphoglycerate dehydrogenase yields the protein MKILVSDPVSAQGIEILQKEFQVDVKTKLSPEELIAIIPEYDALVVRSETKVTKAVIEAAVKLKAIGRAGVGVDNIDVEAATKKGIIVMNAPEGNTIAATEHTIAMMMALTRNIPQAYASMKRGEWQRGKFTGVEVRGKTLGVIGLGRIGTGVAKRAIAMEMKILAYDPFISAERAKALGIELGELDEVFANADFITLHLPLTSETKNLINKTAFDKMKNGVRLVNCARGGVINEADLAAAIEAGKVAGAAIDVFEKEPVDPENPLLKLDKVVVTPHLGASTAEAQVGVAVDVAHGIIAALKGEPVATAVNMAPIPADVLERIKPFFTLGEKMGCLAVAIADGRINSIQVEYNGEITEVDTKMLTTAVVKGVLNPILQETVNYVNTPGIAKTRGIAVREVKIKQTADFADLITVRINSDKGYHTVGGTLFGQEGRIVSIDGHRVDVDPNGWLMLSPHINRPGIIGKVGTLLGQEGINIASMQVGKTTTEGTNIMALGVDSDIPVDVLAKIKAVDGIFGAKLVNFNAG from the coding sequence ATGAAGATTTTAGTAAGTGATCCTGTTTCCGCACAAGGCATTGAAATTTTGCAAAAGGAATTTCAAGTTGATGTAAAGACCAAACTTTCGCCGGAGGAACTGATTGCGATCATTCCCGAATACGACGCTCTGGTGGTAAGAAGCGAAACCAAGGTGACCAAGGCGGTCATCGAAGCGGCTGTTAAACTGAAAGCCATCGGCCGGGCCGGTGTCGGGGTAGACAATATCGACGTAGAGGCAGCCACTAAAAAGGGTATTATTGTTATGAATGCTCCGGAGGGTAATACCATTGCCGCTACGGAGCATACCATTGCTATGATGATGGCGCTGACGAGAAATATCCCGCAAGCCTATGCTTCGATGAAACGGGGCGAGTGGCAGCGTGGCAAGTTTACCGGTGTGGAAGTACGCGGTAAAACGCTGGGGGTTATTGGTCTTGGCCGTATCGGTACAGGTGTTGCCAAACGGGCGATTGCCATGGAAATGAAAATTTTGGCTTATGATCCGTTTATCAGTGCGGAACGGGCCAAAGCGCTGGGCATTGAGCTGGGCGAGCTTGATGAGGTATTTGCCAATGCTGACTTTATTACCCTGCATTTACCGCTTACCTCGGAGACGAAAAATCTGATTAATAAAACGGCGTTTGACAAAATGAAAAACGGCGTTCGTCTGGTCAACTGTGCCCGCGGCGGCGTGATTAACGAAGCTGATTTGGCTGCGGCTATTGAAGCGGGCAAGGTGGCCGGCGCTGCCATTGACGTGTTTGAAAAAGAACCGGTTGATCCGGAGAATCCACTGTTAAAACTGGATAAAGTGGTCGTTACGCCGCATCTGGGAGCATCCACGGCGGAAGCGCAGGTAGGCGTGGCTGTCGATGTGGCTCATGGTATTATCGCCGCCTTAAAGGGCGAGCCGGTGGCCACCGCCGTCAACATGGCACCCATTCCTGCCGATGTGCTGGAACGGATTAAGCCATTCTTTACTTTAGGGGAAAAAATGGGCTGCCTGGCAGTGGCTATCGCCGATGGCCGTATCAACTCCATCCAGGTGGAATACAATGGTGAAATTACCGAAGTGGACACGAAAATGCTGACCACGGCAGTAGTCAAAGGCGTGCTCAATCCCATCCTGCAGGAAACGGTGAACTATGTCAATACACCCGGTATCGCCAAAACCCGGGGCATTGCCGTCAGGGAAGTGAAAATAAAACAGACGGCTGATTTTGCCGATTTAATTACGGTAAGAATTAACAGTGACAAGGGCTATCATACGGTTGGCGGCACGCTGTTTGGCCAGGAGGGCCGGATTGTTTCCATCGACGGCCATCGCGTGGATGTCGATCCCAACGGCTGGCTCATGCTGAGTCCTCATATTAACCGGCCGGGCATTATCGGTAAGGTGGGCACCCTCTTAGGTCAGGAGGGCATTAATATTGCCAGCATGCAGGTAGGGAAGACGACGACGGAAGGGACCAATATTATGGCCTTAGGGGTCGATTCCGATATCCCCGTCGATGTATTGGCCAAGATCAAGGCAGTGGACGGAATATTCGGGGCGAAATTAGTTAATTTCAACGCCGGTTAA
- a CDS encoding FAD:protein FMN transferase produces MKAESGNCYTESKVGMNTFLRMTSYAGNCPEAFAAAWNTFQRIERLCSRFEQTSQLSQINQMAGKARVPVAAEVLEILLAAQNVANFTDGAFDATIGAVTELWAIGGPESKLPAVSERKKVAALVDYRLLDINGEGVFLPQSGMKLDLGGIAKEFAVHEAAKAASAQGFLAGIIDAGGDICTIGAKSDQEAWRIGIQHPRQQNALLASVSLQNWDTVETSGDYRRYLQNQDFFHSHIFDPRADVGTGELISVTLIYKRKEQLLPINGTACMAGGLAASRRFLGQLPEVEAILVTNTLQVFVTEGLEDYIHVLPQDMKQQTVVLKRKVFQG; encoded by the coding sequence ATGAAGGCTGAATCAGGGAACTGCTATACGGAGTCAAAAGTAGGCATGAATACGTTTCTCCGCATGACCAGTTATGCCGGAAACTGCCCGGAGGCTTTCGCGGCGGCGTGGAATACGTTTCAAAGGATAGAGCGATTATGCAGCCGTTTTGAACAAACGAGCCAGCTTTCGCAAATCAATCAAATGGCCGGCAAGGCACGGGTCCCTGTAGCCGCAGAAGTTTTGGAAATTTTACTGGCGGCCCAGAATGTTGCGAATTTTACCGACGGTGCCTTTGATGCGACGATCGGAGCCGTAACCGAGCTTTGGGCGATTGGCGGACCGGAAAGTAAGCTTCCGGCGGTAAGCGAACGTAAAAAGGTGGCGGCGCTTGTTGATTACCGGTTGCTGGATATCAACGGGGAAGGTGTTTTTTTGCCGCAGTCGGGCATGAAGCTTGATCTGGGCGGGATTGCCAAGGAATTTGCCGTGCATGAGGCCGCCAAAGCGGCATCGGCCCAGGGATTCTTGGCCGGTATTATTGATGCCGGCGGCGACATTTGCACCATTGGCGCAAAGTCTGACCAGGAAGCCTGGCGGATTGGCATCCAGCATCCCCGGCAGCAGAATGCACTGCTGGCCAGCGTCTCATTGCAGAATTGGGATACGGTGGAAACATCCGGGGATTATCGTCGCTATCTCCAAAACCAGGACTTTTTCCATTCCCATATTTTTGATCCCCGTGCTGATGTCGGAACCGGTGAATTGATCAGCGTCACGCTGATTTACAAGAGGAAGGAACAGTTGCTTCCGATTAACGGAACGGCCTGCATGGCCGGCGGCTTAGCGGCAAGCAGACGGTTTCTGGGGCAGCTCCCGGAAGTCGAAGCTATTTTGGTGACAAATACCTTGCAGGTCTTTGTTACGGAGGGGCTGGAAGATTACATTCATGTGCTGCCGCAGGACATGAAACAGCAAACAGTTGTACTAAAAAGGAAGGTGTTTCAGGGTTGA